A genome region from Candidatus Manganitrophus noduliformans includes the following:
- a CDS encoding patatin-like phospholipase family protein encodes MAQENVQDSQTGEAEKQGRAKRALVLAGGGIPGWMYEIGCLTALDDFFDGFSVNDFDIYVGTSAGAAVAALIANGVKPRMIYDDIKNDRKTPFNFARRDIYSFGYQETSHIIKKFLKSLYPIFRYYIKSGRKVSILDLLEFLQESLPSGIFTLKNFDLYLSNFFSQEGYTNDFRKLRKALYIPAVDVDVGRYDVFGEEGFDDVPISQAVIASSAMPILFQPIQIRGKDYIDGGVGRVAYMDIAMNHGAEMMWIINPVQYIVNDRNRVRLPSLSADGKAVGIREKGLTYIYDQAMRVNTSTRMYLAMKRYISEHPAKQFILTQPKPSEAFMFAHHAVSYNTRAQVLRYGYHSTMQALREEFAYYKDCLNRNQIEVTLDKFKEP; translated from the coding sequence ATGGCGCAAGAAAACGTCCAGGATTCCCAAACCGGGGAAGCGGAAAAACAGGGCCGAGCTAAAAGGGCGCTGGTCCTGGCCGGCGGCGGGATTCCCGGCTGGATGTATGAAATCGGATGCCTGACGGCGCTCGACGATTTCTTCGACGGCTTCTCGGTGAATGACTTCGATATTTATGTCGGAACCAGCGCCGGGGCCGCCGTCGCCGCGCTGATCGCAAACGGCGTCAAGCCGCGGATGATCTACGACGATATCAAAAACGACCGAAAGACGCCGTTCAACTTCGCCAGGCGGGACATCTACAGCTTCGGCTATCAAGAAACATCGCATATCATCAAGAAGTTCCTAAAATCGCTTTACCCGATCTTTCGGTACTATATCAAAAGCGGTCGAAAGGTTTCGATCCTCGACCTTTTGGAGTTCCTGCAGGAGAGTCTCCCTTCGGGAATCTTTACGTTGAAGAATTTTGATCTCTACCTTTCCAATTTCTTCTCCCAAGAGGGATACACCAACGATTTTAGAAAACTGAGGAAAGCGCTTTACATTCCTGCGGTCGATGTCGATGTGGGACGATATGACGTATTCGGTGAAGAGGGATTTGATGACGTGCCGATTTCCCAGGCGGTCATCGCCTCTTCCGCCATGCCGATTCTTTTTCAGCCGATTCAGATTCGAGGGAAAGATTACATCGACGGCGGGGTGGGGCGCGTCGCCTATATGGATATCGCCATGAACCACGGCGCCGAGATGATGTGGATCATCAATCCGGTCCAATACATCGTGAACGACCGAAACCGGGTCCGCCTGCCGTCGCTTTCCGCCGACGGAAAAGCGGTCGGGATCAGAGAAAAGGGGCTCACGTACATCTACGATCAGGCGATGCGGGTCAACACATCGACCCGCATGTACCTGGCGATGAAACGTTATATTTCCGAACATCCGGCAAAGCAGTTTATTTTAACCCAGCCCAAACCGTCGGAGGCCTTCATGTTCGCGCACCACGCGGTCAGCTATAACACCCGCGCTCAGGTCCTCCGGTACGGTTACCATTCGACCATGCAGGCGCTGCGAGAGGAATTCGCTTACTACAAGGATTGCTTGAATCGGAATCAAATTGAGGTAACGCTCGACAAGTTCAAGGAACCGTGA
- a CDS encoding acyl-CoA dehydrogenase family protein produces the protein MEFNFSEEQTMLRDMVRKFTDNEVKPVAQRIDKEHNVDLVKGIFKKGAELGLCGIPFPEQYGGAGFGELGYCILLEELSRGCASTCVTFGAHIGLAGTSILLGGTEEQKQKYLIPLAQGQKMGAYALTEPGAGSDAANIQLSAKRDGDHYILNGTKLWITNGDIADIVVVYAVTDPALKARGGITAFIVETNTPGFSANRIQDKMGLRGSATAELVFQDVRVPKENILGEIGKGFIIAMQTLDESRLSLAAGCIGAAKEVISMSADFAKKRVAFGQPIAHFQAIQFMIAEMTTEVYLMESVVYRTAWMYDQGKKIPREGAICKLFCTEALDRIVDKAVQIHGGNGFMGEHPVERFYRDSRINRIFEGTNEIQRLVIAEDVLKKGGF, from the coding sequence ATGGAATTTAACTTCAGCGAAGAACAGACCATGCTCCGCGATATGGTCCGGAAATTTACCGACAATGAGGTCAAGCCGGTCGCCCAGCGGATCGACAAAGAGCACAATGTCGATCTCGTAAAGGGAATCTTCAAGAAAGGGGCCGAGCTGGGACTCTGCGGGATTCCTTTTCCGGAGCAATACGGCGGCGCCGGGTTCGGCGAGCTTGGATATTGCATCCTTCTCGAAGAGCTCTCTCGCGGATGCGCCTCCACCTGCGTGACGTTCGGCGCGCATATCGGGCTGGCGGGAACATCAATCCTCCTGGGCGGGACCGAAGAGCAGAAACAAAAATATCTCATCCCTTTGGCGCAAGGACAGAAGATGGGAGCCTATGCGCTCACCGAGCCGGGAGCCGGATCGGATGCGGCGAACATACAGCTCTCCGCCAAGCGGGACGGCGACCACTACATCTTAAACGGCACCAAACTCTGGATCACCAACGGCGATATCGCAGATATCGTGGTCGTCTATGCCGTCACCGACCCGGCGCTCAAGGCCCGGGGCGGCATCACCGCCTTTATTGTCGAGACGAACACCCCCGGTTTCTCCGCCAACCGGATTCAAGACAAGATGGGCCTGCGCGGCTCGGCGACCGCCGAGCTGGTTTTTCAGGATGTCCGTGTCCCGAAGGAGAACATTCTGGGCGAAATCGGCAAAGGCTTCATCATCGCGATGCAGACGCTGGATGAATCGCGGCTCTCGCTCGCCGCCGGCTGCATCGGGGCGGCGAAAGAAGTGATCTCGATGTCGGCCGATTTCGCCAAGAAGCGGGTCGCTTTCGGACAGCCGATCGCTCATTTCCAGGCGATCCAATTTATGATCGCGGAGATGACCACGGAAGTCTACCTGATGGAATCGGTCGTCTATCGGACCGCCTGGATGTATGATCAGGGAAAGAAGATCCCGCGGGAAGGGGCGATCTGTAAGTTGTTCTGCACGGAAGCGCTCGATCGAATCGTCGACAAAGCGGTTCAAATCCACGGCGGAAACGGCTTCATGGGAGAACATCCGGTGGAGCGCTTCTACCGGGACTCCCGGATCAACCGAATCTTCGAAGGGACCAATGAAATCCAACGGCTGGTCATCGCCGAAGATGTCCTGAAAAAGGGAGGATTTTAA
- a CDS encoding long-chain-fatty-acid--CoA ligase produces the protein MDRPWLKFYEPSVPANLQYPPVPLHQLLIESTKKYPNQNAILFYGKGMTYRELDEETNRFAQALQKLGVRKGDRVAVMLPNIPQCVIAYYGALKIGAIVVMTNPLYVERELQIQLADSGAETIVALDFFYPRIEKAKQGTALKNIILTSVRDKLPWLLSLLYPIKAKKEGQWIHVEKKPPIYDMMEIMRQAPSSPPDVQVTETDLALLQYTGGTTGIPKGVMLTHKNMVANALQCRHWMPTLEEGNEVFLAVVPFFHVYGMSACMNLSIYLGTTLVLLPRFVTKDVLHAIQKTRSTIFMGVQAMYVAINNFPNVKQYNLSSIKVCISGAGPLHVEVQRQFETLTGGKLVEGYGLSEAAPVTHANPIHGKRKPGSIGLPFPDTEVKVVDIETGTQPLPIGEVGELIVQGPQVMQGYWQKSEETNAVLRNGWLHTGDMAKMDDEGYFFIVDRKKDMIKTRGENVYPREVEEVLFRHPKVKDAVVVGLPDSFSGEKIKAYLILKEGESATAEEVLTFCRTELSKFKVPQEIEFRKELPKTIIGKVLRRVLIDEEMKKLKESK, from the coding sequence ATGGATCGACCTTGGCTGAAATTTTATGAGCCTTCCGTCCCTGCAAATCTCCAGTATCCACCCGTCCCTCTTCACCAACTCTTAATCGAATCGACCAAAAAATACCCCAATCAAAACGCAATCCTCTTTTATGGAAAGGGGATGACCTATCGCGAGCTGGATGAAGAGACCAACCGGTTCGCGCAGGCGCTCCAGAAACTCGGGGTTCGAAAGGGAGATCGCGTGGCGGTGATGCTGCCCAATATTCCTCAGTGCGTCATTGCCTATTACGGCGCGTTGAAGATCGGCGCGATCGTCGTCATGACCAATCCGCTTTATGTCGAACGGGAGCTTCAAATTCAGCTCGCCGATTCGGGGGCCGAAACGATCGTCGCGCTCGATTTTTTCTATCCTCGAATCGAGAAGGCGAAGCAGGGAACCGCGCTCAAAAATATCATCCTCACCTCCGTCCGGGACAAGCTTCCTTGGCTCCTCAGCCTGCTCTATCCGATCAAGGCGAAAAAAGAGGGGCAGTGGATTCACGTTGAAAAGAAACCGCCTATCTACGACATGATGGAAATCATGCGGCAGGCGCCGTCGAGTCCACCGGATGTCCAAGTTACAGAGACCGATCTGGCGCTCCTTCAATACACCGGCGGAACAACCGGTATTCCCAAAGGAGTGATGCTGACCCATAAAAATATGGTCGCAAATGCACTCCAGTGCCGTCACTGGATGCCGACCCTTGAGGAAGGAAACGAAGTCTTCCTCGCCGTGGTCCCGTTCTTTCACGTGTATGGCATGTCGGCCTGCATGAATCTGTCGATCTATCTCGGAACGACGCTGGTCCTTCTTCCGCGATTCGTTACGAAAGACGTGCTCCACGCCATTCAAAAAACGCGGTCGACGATCTTCATGGGGGTGCAGGCGATGTATGTCGCCATCAACAACTTCCCGAACGTGAAGCAGTACAACCTCTCCTCCATCAAAGTTTGCATCTCCGGGGCAGGGCCGCTGCACGTCGAAGTTCAACGGCAGTTTGAAACGCTCACCGGTGGAAAACTGGTTGAAGGATACGGTCTCTCGGAGGCAGCCCCCGTCACCCATGCAAACCCGATTCACGGAAAACGGAAGCCGGGGAGCATCGGCCTGCCGTTTCCAGACACCGAGGTCAAGGTGGTCGATATCGAAACCGGCACCCAGCCGCTTCCGATCGGAGAAGTCGGGGAGTTGATCGTCCAAGGCCCTCAGGTGATGCAAGGCTACTGGCAGAAATCGGAAGAAACAAATGCCGTCCTCCGCAACGGTTGGCTTCATACCGGAGACATGGCGAAGATGGACGACGAAGGCTACTTCTTTATCGTCGACCGGAAAAAGGATATGATTAAAACACGTGGAGAAAATGTCTACCCCCGCGAGGTAGAAGAGGTCCTCTTCCGCCACCCGAAGGTAAAAGATGCAGTCGTCGTCGGGTTGCCAGATTCCTTTTCCGGGGAAAAAATAAAAGCCTATCTGATTCTAAAAGAAGGGGAGAGCGCGACCGCCGAGGAGGTTTTAACCTTCTGCAGAACGGAGCTCTCCAAGTTTAAAGTTCCGCAGGAGATCGAATTTCGGAAGGAGCTGCCGAAGACGATTATCGGCAAGGTCCTGCGGCGCGTCTTGATTGATGAAGAAATGAAGAAACTGAAGGAGTCCAAATGA
- a CDS encoding Ig-like domain-containing protein, producing MRKFSYRHRSIIFSLIYLTFVLSGCGGSDGGRSNTGEAPSDDTTPPTVSSDPSPTPVNGATQVPLNTSIRATFSEPINPDTLTSNTFIVLSVGISGGTAVSGTVAYTAETKTTTFTPTTLLEIDTTYTVTITTAVEDEAGNPMAAPYSWSFTTGSAIDNSPPSFPGNDPQLVVQATSSNSISLSWVAASDNTTTQSQLIYIICRSTVSTDCTANPFPTGGNVVITESQAGQTTLGVSGLGSNTTYYFVVRVKDQVNLLDGNTVQESATTFGAFVSLEASLNKNSSKDARDPSIAIVGSTPYLAWWEGNTPADVYVKTFDTTSETWSTETKINTVGNHALQPKIASNGAATPVAYITYTECNSGGANCKVYVKRNVGSTTWDLVGGELNVDGTKSAADSAIAFDGSNTPYVVWVEPDGSGINQIYVSHFNGSNWVQDGDSLNVDATKNGSNPAIAINGSTIKVSWTECIPNLNDCQLYVKGWDSTNSTWIPANPISLKAGDPGLPSRPDDVSLGFINQVLHVVWHENASVYARKEQGNTFVSVGTISTVVSTSSNAAFGSATTGSQVPFITLVDNSNATANQGPHLFVKKWDGTQWVTEGGGALNMTGGGGFQTITSAIGFSGGTPYVAWVEKGSCLVNNGCGQNNTNASQLYVKRLE from the coding sequence GCGGAGGCAGCGACGGCGGCCGGTCAAACACTGGTGAAGCGCCGAGCGACGATACCACTCCGCCTACTGTTTCTTCAGATCCGAGCCCGACACCGGTGAATGGCGCGACGCAGGTCCCTCTGAATACCAGCATCAGAGCCACCTTCAGTGAGCCGATCAACCCAGACACCCTTACCTCGAACACTTTTATTGTTCTTTCCGTGGGGATCTCTGGTGGCACAGCGGTTTCTGGAACGGTTGCCTACACTGCCGAGACAAAAACAACAACCTTCACACCAACCACTCTCCTGGAAATAGATACGACCTATACCGTTACAATTACGACGGCTGTCGAGGATGAAGCCGGCAACCCGATGGCCGCACCCTATTCATGGTCGTTCACGACAGGCTCGGCAATCGATAATAGTCCGCCTTCTTTTCCTGGGAACGATCCTCAACTCGTCGTCCAGGCCACCAGTTCAAATTCGATTTCACTCTCATGGGTCGCCGCGAGTGATAACACAACCACGCAAAGCCAACTCATCTATATTATTTGCCGATCGACTGTCTCAACAGATTGCACCGCCAATCCCTTTCCGACAGGAGGGAATGTGGTCATTACCGAGTCACAAGCAGGACAGACCACATTGGGAGTCAGCGGCTTAGGCAGCAACACAACTTACTATTTCGTGGTCCGGGTGAAAGACCAAGTCAATCTGCTCGACGGCAACACGGTCCAGGAATCGGCAACGACATTCGGAGCTTTCGTTTCTCTAGAAGCCAGCTTAAATAAAAACTCAAGTAAAGATGCGCGTGATCCGTCTATTGCAATTGTTGGAAGTACCCCTTACTTAGCTTGGTGGGAAGGAAATACGCCGGCAGACGTCTACGTTAAAACGTTTGATACCACATCCGAAACATGGTCTACAGAGACCAAGATCAATACTGTTGGAAATCACGCCCTTCAACCTAAGATCGCCTCCAACGGCGCTGCCACTCCCGTTGCTTACATTACTTACACCGAGTGTAATAGCGGAGGGGCGAATTGCAAAGTTTATGTCAAGCGGAATGTGGGAAGCACTACTTGGGACCTCGTTGGCGGGGAACTCAATGTGGATGGAACCAAATCCGCCGCCGACAGCGCCATTGCGTTTGATGGAAGCAACACGCCCTACGTTGTTTGGGTCGAGCCGGATGGATCGGGCATCAATCAAATTTATGTGAGCCATTTCAACGGATCGAATTGGGTCCAAGATGGGGACAGCCTGAACGTCGATGCAACAAAAAACGGATCTAATCCGGCAATCGCAATCAATGGATCAACGATTAAAGTCTCTTGGACGGAATGCATTCCGAATTTAAACGACTGCCAACTCTATGTGAAAGGCTGGGATTCAACGAACTCTACGTGGATACCCGCGAACCCTATTTCCTTAAAAGCAGGCGATCCCGGTCTTCCGTCTCGACCCGATGATGTTTCGCTCGGCTTTATAAACCAAGTCCTGCACGTTGTATGGCACGAGAATGCGAGTGTTTATGCTCGGAAAGAGCAGGGAAATACCTTCGTCTCAGTCGGGACCATTTCCACCGTCGTTTCGACTTCATCAAACGCCGCATTTGGATCGGCTACGACTGGTTCACAGGTTCCCTTCATCACCCTCGTCGATAACAGCAATGCTACGGCGAATCAGGGGCCGCACCTCTTCGTTAAGAAATGGGACGGCACCCAGTGGGTTACAGAAGGGGGTGGAGCGTTAAACATGACCGGTGGGGGAGGGTTCCAGACGATTACCTCTGCGATTGGATTTTCTGGGGGAACCCCCTACGTTGCCTGGGTAGAAAAAGGCTCTTGCCTTGTAAACAATGGATGCGGCCAGAACAATACAAACGCTTCCCAACTTTACGTGAAGCGATTAGAATAA
- a CDS encoding enoyl-CoA hydratase, producing the protein MANQFINYTLEDRVATVTISNPPANVLTTPLVKELDKVFDELSGKDDVKVIILTGSGTLFVAGADIKEIGSITSPKQGEELALMGQAVFNKIEQMRKPVIAAITGFCLGGGMELAMACHMRIAGDRARMGQPEINLGIIPGFGGTQRLSRLVGKAKAMEIILTGDMINAQEAKALGLVNKVVPEGEVLKQAVGLAKKIASKGMKAIAAAMSAIQEGTTQPLSQGLTLEAKLFGQICDTRDMKEGISAFIEKRQPKFQDQ; encoded by the coding sequence TTGGCGAACCAATTCATCAACTACACTCTGGAAGATCGCGTTGCGACAGTGACGATCAGCAATCCCCCGGCGAATGTCCTGACAACCCCTTTGGTCAAAGAATTAGATAAAGTATTTGATGAGCTTTCCGGAAAGGATGATGTGAAAGTCATTATTTTAACCGGATCGGGAACCCTCTTCGTCGCGGGGGCCGATATCAAAGAAATCGGTTCGATCACCTCCCCCAAACAAGGAGAAGAACTCGCCCTGATGGGACAAGCGGTCTTCAATAAGATCGAGCAGATGCGGAAGCCGGTCATTGCGGCCATCACCGGTTTCTGTTTGGGGGGAGGAATGGAGCTGGCGATGGCCTGCCATATGCGGATCGCGGGGGATCGCGCCCGGATGGGACAGCCGGAGATCAATTTAGGAATCATCCCGGGATTCGGAGGAACGCAACGCCTGTCGCGTCTGGTCGGCAAAGCGAAGGCGATGGAGATCATCCTGACAGGCGACATGATCAACGCCCAGGAGGCGAAAGCGCTCGGTCTGGTGAATAAAGTGGTTCCGGAAGGGGAGGTGCTGAAGCAGGCGGTCGGATTGGCGAAGAAGATCGCTTCGAAAGGAATGAAGGCGATTGCCGCCGCGATGAGCGCCATTCAAGAGGGAACCACGCAGCCGTTGTCTCAAGGGCTGACCCTGGAGGCGAAGCTCTTCGGACAGATCTGCGACACCCGCGACATGAAAGAGGGGATCTCGGCTTTTATCGAAAAGAGGCAGCCGAAGTTTCAAGATCAGTGA
- a CDS encoding thiolase family protein, giving the protein MKEIAIIDGVRTPIGNMGGALKEITNHKMGELVVREVVKRTGIDPTLVEEVIFGCVGQYSDATNLARVITLMSGLPITTPAYTVARNCASGMQAVVNACQNILAGDADVQIAGGVENMSLAPFVSRDMRFGHRLKHSVMIDSIWEGLTDGFCGQIMGYTAENLAEEFKISRQEQDKYAVESHKKAFRATREGKLKEEIVPVSIPKKVAGKEVTPELFAQDEGPNVALSEQMLSLYPTVFKEGGTVTPGNACPISDGAAALLVMSKEKAQALGLTPLGYVRSYASVGVEPQRMGIGPALAIPKALKKANLSLSDIQLIEVNEAFAVQYLAVERVLGNKREITNVNGGAIALGHPVGMSGTRLIITLLKEMKRRNLTLGVASLCVGGGLGSAMVLERK; this is encoded by the coding sequence ATGAAAGAAATTGCGATTATCGACGGCGTCCGGACACCGATCGGGAATATGGGTGGGGCGCTGAAAGAAATCACGAACCATAAGATGGGGGAGCTGGTCGTCCGGGAAGTGGTGAAGCGGACAGGAATCGATCCCACATTGGTCGAAGAGGTCATCTTCGGCTGCGTCGGACAATACAGCGACGCGACCAACCTCGCCCGCGTGATCACCCTGATGTCAGGTCTGCCGATCACCACGCCGGCCTACACCGTGGCGCGAAACTGCGCCTCGGGGATGCAGGCGGTCGTAAACGCCTGCCAGAACATCCTCGCCGGCGACGCCGATGTTCAGATCGCCGGGGGGGTCGAGAACATGAGCCTGGCGCCGTTTGTCTCGCGCGACATGCGCTTCGGCCATCGGCTGAAACACTCCGTCATGATCGATTCGATCTGGGAGGGGTTGACCGACGGTTTCTGCGGCCAGATCATGGGCTATACGGCGGAGAATCTCGCCGAGGAGTTTAAGATTTCGCGCCAAGAGCAGGACAAATACGCGGTTGAAAGCCACAAAAAGGCTTTCCGCGCCACCCGCGAGGGAAAATTAAAAGAGGAGATCGTTCCGGTCTCCATCCCCAAAAAGGTCGCCGGAAAAGAGGTCACCCCGGAGCTCTTCGCACAGGACGAAGGACCCAACGTTGCCTTGAGCGAACAGATGCTCTCTCTCTATCCGACCGTCTTCAAGGAGGGTGGAACGGTGACCCCCGGCAATGCCTGTCCCATCAGCGACGGCGCGGCCGCCCTTTTGGTGATGTCGAAGGAGAAGGCCCAAGCGCTCGGATTAACACCGCTCGGTTATGTTCGATCCTACGCCTCGGTCGGCGTCGAGCCGCAGCGGATGGGAATCGGCCCGGCGCTCGCCATCCCCAAGGCGCTCAAAAAAGCAAACCTCTCCCTCTCCGATATTCAACTGATCGAGGTCAATGAAGCATTCGCCGTCCAATATCTTGCGGTGGAGCGGGTCCTCGGGAACAAGCGGGAGATCACCAATGTCAACGGCGGAGCCATCGCATTGGGCCACCCGGTGGGGATGAGCGGAACGCGTCTGATCATCACCTTACTGAAAGAGATGAAGCGCCGGAATCTCACCCTCGGCGTCGCCTCCCTCTGCGTCGGCGGCGGCCTTGGATCGGCGATGGTATTGGAGAGAAAATAA
- a CDS encoding electron transfer flavoprotein subunit beta/FixA family protein: MNIAVCIKQVPASESKVKPSADGKDIDRTGLTYVVNPYDEFGVEEALRIKERLKTGQVTVFTLGPEKAAEALRTCLAVGADQAVHIKDAPLEGGDAYATAVALAAALKRNPYDILFFGRQAIDDDAGAVGIHVAEMMGLPHVAGINKLEIDPQAKKAIAHRQIEGAIEVVEVTLPAIFTCQKGLNEPRYASLPGIMKAKQKPLTVLTLADLGLDPGQVGSNGAKLVVEKIESPPVRSAGKIIEGEPAQAVAELVRVLREEIKVL; encoded by the coding sequence ATGAATATTGCCGTCTGCATCAAGCAGGTTCCGGCCTCGGAATCGAAGGTGAAGCCGTCCGCGGATGGAAAAGACATCGATCGGACCGGGCTCACCTACGTCGTCAATCCTTATGATGAATTCGGCGTGGAAGAGGCACTAAGAATCAAAGAGCGGCTCAAGACCGGCCAGGTGACCGTCTTCACCCTCGGTCCTGAAAAGGCCGCGGAGGCGCTCCGGACCTGTCTCGCGGTCGGAGCCGATCAAGCGGTCCACATCAAAGACGCACCCCTGGAAGGGGGGGACGCTTACGCCACCGCCGTGGCGCTGGCGGCTGCGCTGAAGCGAAATCCGTACGATATTCTCTTCTTCGGGCGTCAAGCCATCGATGATGACGCCGGGGCGGTGGGAATTCACGTCGCCGAGATGATGGGGCTTCCGCACGTCGCCGGGATCAACAAACTGGAAATCGATCCCCAGGCCAAAAAAGCGATCGCCCATCGGCAGATTGAAGGGGCGATCGAAGTGGTGGAGGTGACCCTTCCGGCCATCTTTACCTGCCAGAAGGGGCTGAACGAGCCGCGATACGCTTCACTTCCCGGCATCATGAAAGCGAAGCAGAAACCGCTCACAGTGCTGACGCTGGCCGACCTTGGCCTCGATCCGGGCCAGGTCGGATCGAACGGAGCGAAGCTGGTCGTGGAAAAGATCGAATCTCCTCCCGTTCGCTCGGCCGGAAAAATCATCGAAGGGGAGCCGGCCCAAGCGGTGGCCGAACTGGTTCGGGTGTTACGCGAGGAGATCAAGGTCCTCTAA
- a CDS encoding 3-hydroxyacyl-CoA dehydrogenase: protein MYIYKAAVIGAGAMGSGIAQVITYSGLPVVLKDVDQKSVDRGIEAIRKIYQSRVDKGKMTASELEQKMMLVTGATDYSGFSDVDIVIEAIFEDLEVKRKLFQELETVCPESTIFASNTSSLPISAIAAGTKRPEKVIGMHFFNPAPVMKLVEVIPGLGTSQETMDDVVAFTESLRKIPIRVQECAGFLVNRLLMPYLNEAALALQEGSAPAKQIDEAIVAFGMPMGPFTLSDMIGIDVAVKVADILYDAYGPRVTPAEIWTALYEAKRYGTKSGSGFYEYGEEKKESLDAIIAKLQKQTGKKGTRFSVNRLMMPMINEAVISLQEGVATAGDIDIAMMAGTGFPQDKGGPLHYADQIGVDVVLSELQALTKELGPRFWPAPMLKRMVMGGYLGVKTGKGFFTYT from the coding sequence ATGTACATCTATAAAGCGGCAGTGATTGGTGCAGGAGCGATGGGATCGGGCATCGCGCAGGTGATTACCTACTCCGGTTTGCCCGTCGTTCTGAAAGATGTTGATCAGAAATCGGTCGACAGAGGAATCGAGGCAATCCGGAAGATCTATCAGAGCCGGGTCGACAAGGGAAAGATGACCGCCTCGGAGTTGGAACAAAAGATGATGCTGGTGACCGGCGCAACCGACTACTCCGGATTCTCCGATGTCGATATCGTCATTGAGGCGATCTTCGAAGATCTCGAGGTGAAACGAAAACTCTTCCAGGAATTGGAAACGGTTTGCCCCGAGAGCACGATCTTCGCCAGCAATACCTCTTCGCTTCCAATCTCCGCCATTGCAGCGGGAACGAAGCGGCCGGAGAAGGTGATCGGGATGCACTTCTTCAACCCGGCCCCCGTGATGAAGCTGGTGGAGGTGATCCCCGGCCTCGGCACTTCTCAGGAGACCATGGATGACGTGGTCGCCTTCACCGAAAGCCTCCGGAAAATTCCGATCCGGGTGCAAGAGTGCGCCGGGTTTTTAGTGAACCGTCTCCTGATGCCTTATCTCAATGAAGCGGCCCTGGCGCTGCAGGAAGGGTCGGCGCCGGCAAAACAGATCGATGAAGCGATCGTCGCCTTCGGGATGCCGATGGGGCCCTTTACCCTCTCCGATATGATCGGGATCGACGTTGCGGTGAAGGTCGCCGACATTCTCTACGATGCCTACGGCCCTCGCGTCACGCCGGCGGAGATTTGGACGGCGCTTTACGAGGCAAAGCGCTACGGGACGAAGAGCGGCTCCGGGTTCTACGAATATGGTGAAGAGAAGAAAGAGAGCCTGGATGCGATCATCGCCAAACTCCAGAAGCAGACCGGCAAAAAGGGGACCCGCTTCTCGGTCAACCGTCTGATGATGCCGATGATCAACGAGGCGGTCATCTCGCTGCAAGAGGGGGTGGCCACGGCAGGCGATATCGACATCGCCATGATGGCCGGCACCGGGTTTCCGCAAGATAAAGGAGGACCGCTCCATTATGCCGATCAGATCGGCGTCGATGTCGTTCTCTCTGAACTACAGGCACTCACAAAGGAACTCGGCCCACGCTTCTGGCCGGCACCCATGCTGAAACGAATGGTGATGGGGGGTTATCTCGGCGTGAAAACGGGAAAAGGATTTTTCACCTATACATAA